In Thunnus thynnus chromosome 4, fThuThy2.1, whole genome shotgun sequence, a genomic segment contains:
- the LOC137181703 gene encoding retinoic acid receptor gamma-A-like isoform X2: MFDCMEALGLAPRPLFDVSGQGSCMLSKATPYFSGLDPFAWAGTGSIQSVETQSTSSEEMVPSSPSPPPPPRVYKPCFVCQDKSSGYHYGVSSCEGCKGFFRRSIQKNMVYTCHRDKNCQINKVTRNRCQYCRLQKCFEVGMSKEAVRNDRNKKKKDVKEEVVLPENYELSGELEELVNKVSKAHQETFPSLCQLGKYTTNSSADHRVQLDLGLWDKFSELSTKCIIKIVEFAKRLPGFTTLTIADQITLLKSACLDILMLRICTRYTPEQDTMTFSDGLTLNRTQMHNAGFGPLTDLVFAFAGQLLPLEMDDTETGLLSAICLICGDRMDLEEPQKVDKLQEPLLEALKIYTRRRRPNKPHMFPRMLMKVTDLRGISTKGAERAITLKTEIPGPMPPLIREMLENPEAFEDSSDSGDSAAAAAPPAIQAIKQEEKATYESTVEEEEEEEDDDYWDEEKERGADSDGEVCGEASASAAVQKKGVTGKTQ; encoded by the exons CGGTGGAGACCCAGAGCACCAGCTCAGAAGAGATGGTGCCCAGCtccccatctcctcctcctcctcctcgtgtCTACAAGCCATGCTTCGTATGCCAGGACAAGTCATCCGGCTATCACTATGGAGTGAGCTCCTGCGAGGGCTGCAAG GGTTTTTTCCGGCGCAGTATCCAAAAGAACATGGTGTACACCTGCCACCGAGACAAGAACTGTCAAATCAACAAAGTGACCCGCAACCGCTGTCAGTACTGTAGGCTGCAGAAGTGCTTTGAGGTTGGCATGTCCAAAGAAG cAGTGCGTAATGAcaggaacaaaaagaagaaggatgTAAAGGAGGAGGTGGTGCTGCCAGAGAACTACGAGCTGAGCGGAGAACTGGAAGAGCTGGTGAACAAAGTCAGCAAAGCACACCAAGAGACGTTTCCATCTCTGTGCCAACTAGGAAAATACACCACA aATTCAAGTGCTGACCACAGAGTACAGCTGGACTTGGGCCTGTGGGATAAGTTCAGTGAGCTCTCCACTAAGTGCATTATAAAGATTGTGGAGTTTGCCAAGCGGCTACCAGGCTTCACTACGCTCACCATCGCTGACCAGATCACCCTCCTCAAATCTGCATGTCTGGACATCCTG ATGCTGAGGATATGCACTCGCTACACCCCAGAACAAGACACAATGACCTTCTCAGATGGCCTGACTCTCAACAGAACCCAGATGCATAACGCTGGCTTTGGCCCACTCACAGACCTGGTGTTTGCCTTCGCTGGTCAGCTGCTGCCTTTGGAGATGGACGACACAGAAACGGGCCTCCTCAGTGCCATCTGCCTCATCTGCGGAG ATCGTATGGACCTGGAAGAGCCCCAGAAGGTAGACAAGCTGCAGGAGCCTCTGCTAGAAGCTCTGAAGATTTACACCCGTCGCCGACGCCCAAACAAGCCTCACATGTTTCCCCGCATGCTGATGAAAGTCACAGACCTTAGAGGAATCAGCACCAAAG GTGCAGAAAGAGCCATCACACTAAAGACTGAGATCCCCGGCCCCATGCCTCCACTGATCAGGGAGATGCTAGAAAACCCAGAGGCCTTTGAGGACAGCAGTGACTCGGGGGACAGTGCCGCCGCCGCTGCTCCTCCCGCCATTCAGGCCATCAAGCAAGAAGAGAAGGCCACATATGAGTCGACTGtcgaggaggaagaggaggaggaggacgacgaCTACTGGGATGAGGAGAAAGAGCGAGGGGCGGACAGTGATGGGGAGGTCTGTGGGGAGGCGTCGGCATCGGCGGCCGTGCAAAAGAAAGGTGTGACTGGGAAAACAcagtga
- the calcoco1b gene encoding calcium-binding and coiled-coil domain-containing protein 1b isoform X2, with amino-acid sequence MRQQKRHHVHFSAESAQLANTMDKQSTVVFRNVGQLYFPQTRVECHYSLTSDHRWSSTDWIGIFKVGWSSLKEYHTYTWALVPEGYTEGTNVNCCALFQAFYLPRPSATEYQFVYVDKKGEVCARSRPFTFCAPKPLEELETLKEEQDEEDGEEELLLVIPRAQLLQSRLEECLKEQAELQQALDVAKKEAEKEKEKSKKAKMEWEREREVMQEEISELRENVKLQCEMLKKIKGKHEDVKYSQENLNSELSKLLDEKAESQQQIKDLEDEIKVLTDREKEENAEMERLKERLKKMSKQMKHDEEKRKSLQMENEASLAEVHGLQERLEASEHVAECLRRELRELGTRQGHTHTELHQARLQVAQLTLQLSEENLVLREERANWALEREAYKHAAETEKKKLQDLSGEVQRKEQWLREERMEREKLEVELGRERDCNKIYGFETGHSQNMLKYIRHLEQKFGVGPETKSNGDVPTSISPDSSCEVNKDTSSRSVCSPLFLEPPNGAEIPAETHIQSEEDTSASDTQDEKQQDCEPRAGEGKQLILEELVNPVLSKLADSPMW; translated from the exons ATGAGGCAGCAGAAAAGGCATCACGTTCATTTCTCAGCAGAATCAG CACAGCTTGCTAATACCATGGATAAACAGTCCACGGTGGTGTTTCGAAATGTGGGGCAACTGTACTTCCCCCAAACCAGAGTGGAGTGCCACTACAGTTTGACCTCTGACCATCGGTGGAGCAGCACTGACTGGATAGGGATTTTTAAG GTGGGCTGGTCTTCACTGAAAGAGTATCACACTTACACATGGGCACTTGTTCCTGAAGGCTACACTGAAGGAACCAATGTCAACTGCTGTGCACTATTTCAGG CATTTTACCTGCCACGCCCCAGTGCTACGGAGTACCAGTTTGTGTATGTGGATAAGAAGGGAGAGGTTTGCGCCCGTAGTCGGCCCTTCACTTTTTGTGCCCCTAAGCcgctggaggagctggagactCTGAAAGAGGAGCAAGAtgaggaggatggagaggaagagctgCTCCTGGTCATTCCAAGAgctcagctgctgcag AGTCGGCTGGAAGAATGCCTGAAAGAACAAGCAGAGTTACAGCAGGCTCTGGATGTGGCCAAAAAGGAGGccgagaaggagaaagagaagagcaaaaaagcaaagatgGAGTGGGAACGTGAGAGAGAAGTGATGCAGGAGGAGATTTCAGAGCTTAGAGAAAACGTGAAGCTCCAGTGTGAGATGTTGAAAAAGATAAAGGGAAAACATGAG GATGTGAAATATAGTCAGGAAAATCTAAACTCTGAACTGAGTAAACTTTTGGATGAAAAAGCTGAGAGTCAGCAGCAAATCAAAGACCTGGAGGATGAAATCAAGGTCCTGACTgacagggagaaagaggaaaatgcGGAAATGGAAAG GCTGAAGGaaagattaaagaaaatgtccaaacaaatgaaacatgatGAGGAAAAGAGAAAGTCTCTGCAG atgGAGAATGAGGCTTCTCTGGCAGAGGTACACGGGCTGCAGGAGCGTCTGGAGGCCAGTGAGCATGTAGCTGAGTGCCTGCGCAGGGAGCTGAGGGAGCTGGGAACCCGTCAAGGTCATACCCACACCGAGCTGCACCAAGCCCGCCTGCAAGTCGCCCAGCTCACCCTGCAGCTGTCCGAGGAGAACCTGGTCCTCAGGGAGGAGCGCGCCAACTGGGCCCTGGAGAGAGAGGCTTATAAACATGCAGCAGAA actgagaaaaagaaattacaaGACTTGAGCGGTGAGGTGCAGAGGAAGGAGCAGTGGCTCcgggaggagaggatggagagggagaaaCTAGAGGTGGAACttgggagagagagggattgCAATAAA ATCTATGGGTTTGAAACTGGACATTCACAGAATATGCTGAAATACATCCGTCACTTAGAGCAGAAGTTTGGGGTTGGGCCAGAAACTAAATCAAATGGAGACGTTCCCACATCCATCT CTCCTGACTCTTCCTGTGAGGTTAACAAGGATACTTCCTCGAGATCAGTCTGCTCGCCTCTGTTCCTGGAACCACCCAACGGAGCTGAGATCCCCGCTGAGACACACATCCAGAGCGAAGAAGACACATCAGCCTCTGACACACAG GATGAGAAGCAGCAGGACTGTGAACCCCGAGCTGGTGAAGGGAAGCAGCTGATCCTAGAAGAACTCGTCAACCCCGTCCTGAG TAAGCTGGCCGACTCCCCCATGTGGTAA
- the calcoco1b gene encoding calcium-binding and coiled-coil domain-containing protein 1b isoform X1 has product MRQQKRHHVHFSAESAQLANTMDKQSTVVFRNVGQLYFPQTRVECHYSLTSDHRWSSTDWIGIFKVGWSSLKEYHTYTWALVPEGYTEGTNVNCCALFQAFYLPRPSATEYQFVYVDKKGEVCARSRPFTFCAPKPLEELETLKEEQDEEDGEEELLLVIPRAQLLQSRLEECLKEQAELQQALDVAKKEAEKEKEKSKKAKMEWEREREVMQEEISELRENVKLQCEMLKKIKGKHEDVKYSQENLNSELSKLLDEKAESQQQIKDLEDEIKVLTDREKEENAEMERLKERLKKMSKQMKHDEEKRKSLQMENEASLAEVHGLQERLEASEHVAECLRRELRELGTRQGHTHTELHQARLQVAQLTLQLSEENLVLREERANWALEREAYKHAAETEKKKLQDLSGEVQRKEQWLREERMEREKLEVELGRERDCNKVLLSDAKRELQELKASVRKSEREREEQQLDKQIYGFETGHSQNMLKYIRHLEQKFGVGPETKSNGDVPTSISPDSSCEVNKDTSSRSVCSPLFLEPPNGAEIPAETHIQSEEDTSASDTQDEKQQDCEPRAGEGKQLILEELVNPVLSKLADSPMW; this is encoded by the exons ATGAGGCAGCAGAAAAGGCATCACGTTCATTTCTCAGCAGAATCAG CACAGCTTGCTAATACCATGGATAAACAGTCCACGGTGGTGTTTCGAAATGTGGGGCAACTGTACTTCCCCCAAACCAGAGTGGAGTGCCACTACAGTTTGACCTCTGACCATCGGTGGAGCAGCACTGACTGGATAGGGATTTTTAAG GTGGGCTGGTCTTCACTGAAAGAGTATCACACTTACACATGGGCACTTGTTCCTGAAGGCTACACTGAAGGAACCAATGTCAACTGCTGTGCACTATTTCAGG CATTTTACCTGCCACGCCCCAGTGCTACGGAGTACCAGTTTGTGTATGTGGATAAGAAGGGAGAGGTTTGCGCCCGTAGTCGGCCCTTCACTTTTTGTGCCCCTAAGCcgctggaggagctggagactCTGAAAGAGGAGCAAGAtgaggaggatggagaggaagagctgCTCCTGGTCATTCCAAGAgctcagctgctgcag AGTCGGCTGGAAGAATGCCTGAAAGAACAAGCAGAGTTACAGCAGGCTCTGGATGTGGCCAAAAAGGAGGccgagaaggagaaagagaagagcaaaaaagcaaagatgGAGTGGGAACGTGAGAGAGAAGTGATGCAGGAGGAGATTTCAGAGCTTAGAGAAAACGTGAAGCTCCAGTGTGAGATGTTGAAAAAGATAAAGGGAAAACATGAG GATGTGAAATATAGTCAGGAAAATCTAAACTCTGAACTGAGTAAACTTTTGGATGAAAAAGCTGAGAGTCAGCAGCAAATCAAAGACCTGGAGGATGAAATCAAGGTCCTGACTgacagggagaaagaggaaaatgcGGAAATGGAAAG GCTGAAGGaaagattaaagaaaatgtccaaacaaatgaaacatgatGAGGAAAAGAGAAAGTCTCTGCAG atgGAGAATGAGGCTTCTCTGGCAGAGGTACACGGGCTGCAGGAGCGTCTGGAGGCCAGTGAGCATGTAGCTGAGTGCCTGCGCAGGGAGCTGAGGGAGCTGGGAACCCGTCAAGGTCATACCCACACCGAGCTGCACCAAGCCCGCCTGCAAGTCGCCCAGCTCACCCTGCAGCTGTCCGAGGAGAACCTGGTCCTCAGGGAGGAGCGCGCCAACTGGGCCCTGGAGAGAGAGGCTTATAAACATGCAGCAGAA actgagaaaaagaaattacaaGACTTGAGCGGTGAGGTGCAGAGGAAGGAGCAGTGGCTCcgggaggagaggatggagagggagaaaCTAGAGGTGGAACttgggagagagagggattgCAATAAA GTGCTGCTGAGCGATGCTAAAAGAGAGCTGCAAGAGCTGAAGGCCAGTGTGAGGAAgtctgagagggagagagaggagcagcagcTGGACAAACAG ATCTATGGGTTTGAAACTGGACATTCACAGAATATGCTGAAATACATCCGTCACTTAGAGCAGAAGTTTGGGGTTGGGCCAGAAACTAAATCAAATGGAGACGTTCCCACATCCATCT CTCCTGACTCTTCCTGTGAGGTTAACAAGGATACTTCCTCGAGATCAGTCTGCTCGCCTCTGTTCCTGGAACCACCCAACGGAGCTGAGATCCCCGCTGAGACACACATCCAGAGCGAAGAAGACACATCAGCCTCTGACACACAG GATGAGAAGCAGCAGGACTGTGAACCCCGAGCTGGTGAAGGGAAGCAGCTGATCCTAGAAGAACTCGTCAACCCCGTCCTGAG TAAGCTGGCCGACTCCCCCATGTGGTAA
- the smug1 gene encoding single-strand-selective monofunctional uracil-DNA glycosylase 1 has protein sequence MLADNSSAGQLACGDGEEEKELPLYESKEQSFKTVPEGNMTISSRFLQAELELNTHLRQLSFSEPVRYIYNPLEYAWDTHRCYVETYCRAGQSILFLGMNPGPFGMAQTGVPFGEVKSVVDWLKITGEVGHPQDEHPKRRITGLACPQSEVSGARFWGFFRKLCGEPALFFRHCFVHNLCPLIFMSTSGKNLTPPELPAGERDHLLKLCDIALCQVVEALGVSMVIGVGRVAEQRARRALTAAGINVRVEGIMHPSPRNPQANKGWEAIAKAKLAELGVLSLLNNTSANQPP, from the exons ATGTTAGCTGACAATTCCTCTGCGGGTCAGCTCGCCTGTGGGGATGGCgaagaggagaaggagctgCCTTTGTATGAGTCAAAGGAGCAGAGTTTTAAAACGGTACCAGAGGGCAACATGACCATCTCCTCCAGGTTCCTGCAGGCTGAACTGGAGCTGAACACCCACCTCCGCCAGCTCAGCTTCAGCGAGCCTGTCCGGTACATCTACAACCCGCTGGAGTACGCCTGGGACACCCACCGCTGCTACGTGGAGACGTACTGTCGGGCCGGACAAAGCATCCTGTTTTTAGGGATGAATCCTGGACCTTTCGGCATGGCACAGACAGGG GTGCCCTTTGGTGAAGTGAAGTCAGTTGTCGATTGGCTGAAGATCACAGGGGAGGTCGGTCATCCTCAAGACGAGCATCCGAAGCGACGGATCACAGGGCTCGCCTGCCCTCAGAGTGAAGTGAGTGGCGCACGTTTCTGGGGCTTCTTCAGAAAGTTGTGTGGTGAACCTGCACTGTTCTTCCGCCACTGCTTCGTGCACAACCTTTGCCCACTCATTTTCATGAGTACCAGTGGGAAGAATTTAACCCCCCCAGAGCTGCCTGCAGGTGAGCGGGATCATCTCCTGAAGCTGTGTGACATTGCGCTGTGCCAGGTGGTGGAGGCTCTGGGTGTCTCCATGGTGATTGGTGTTGGACGGGTGGCAGAGCAGCGGGCACGGCGAGCTCTGACTGCTGCAGGTATTAACGTGCGAGTTGAGGGCATCATGCATCCGTCCCCCAGGAACCCACAAGCCAATAAGGGCTGGGAGGCAATAGCCAAAGCCAAGCTGGCAGAACTCGGTGTCCTATCACTGCTGAACAACACATCAGCTAATCAGCCTCCTTAG